Proteins from one Streptomyces sp. NBC_00390 genomic window:
- a CDS encoding 50S ribosomal protein bL37 encodes MSKRGNKRRARKKKRANHGKRPNA; translated from the coding sequence ATGTCGAAGCGAGGCAACAAGCGCCGCGCCCGCAAGAAGAAGCGCGCGAACCACGGCAAGCGCCCCAACGCCTGA
- a CDS encoding ATP-dependent DNA ligase, with the protein MSAPLPPLKVALAESVSVLPRGAGLAYEPKFDGHRVVVFRIGGEVLLQARSGRIITAAFPDLADAARQLPDGTVLDGEVVVWRDGRTDFAAVQKRASATPGRAPGLARRLPASYAAFDLLAEAGKDLRALAYEKRRDRLVALTGALGPPLQPVPMTLDAAEAATWFETLPALGIEGLVVKRLDQTYRGGVRAWRKLRHTHTRDSVVVGFTGRATRPAALVLVLPDDDTPVVSSGLTPGVRAQAAAALTGRATGRRGTAIATGVGEVAYECVEPGPTAEVELGTTRHTVTTVLRLRLTGDLDGSDDGSDDSGDDAGDGTDDGGTINQV; encoded by the coding sequence ATGAGTGCGCCCCTGCCGCCGCTGAAGGTCGCGCTCGCCGAGTCCGTGAGCGTGCTACCGCGCGGAGCGGGGCTGGCGTACGAGCCGAAGTTCGACGGCCACCGTGTGGTGGTCTTCCGGATCGGCGGGGAGGTGCTGTTGCAGGCGCGCTCGGGCCGGATCATCACGGCCGCGTTCCCCGATCTCGCGGACGCCGCACGGCAGTTGCCGGACGGCACGGTGCTCGACGGGGAGGTGGTGGTGTGGCGGGACGGGCGTACGGACTTCGCGGCGGTGCAGAAGCGGGCGTCCGCCACGCCCGGGCGGGCGCCGGGTCTCGCACGCCGGTTGCCCGCCTCGTACGCCGCCTTCGATCTGCTGGCCGAGGCCGGGAAGGATCTGCGGGCGCTCGCGTACGAGAAGCGGCGCGATCGGCTGGTCGCGCTGACCGGTGCGCTCGGGCCGCCGCTGCAGCCGGTGCCGATGACGCTGGACGCCGCGGAGGCGGCCACCTGGTTCGAGACGCTGCCCGCGTTGGGCATCGAGGGGCTGGTGGTCAAACGGCTGGACCAGACGTACCGCGGCGGCGTACGCGCCTGGCGGAAGCTGCGGCACACCCATACACGTGACTCGGTGGTCGTCGGCTTCACGGGCAGGGCGACGCGGCCTGCCGCGCTGGTGCTCGTACTGCCCGACGACGACACACCGGTGGTGTCGAGCGGGCTGACGCCGGGTGTGCGCGCGCAGGCGGCAGCGGCGCTGACCGGGCGGGCGACCGGGCGGCGCGGTACGGCGATCGCGACCGGGGTGGGCGAGGTGGCGTACGAGTGCGTGGAGCCGGGGCCGACGGCCGAGGTGGAGCTGGGCACGACGCGGCACACGGTCACCACGGTGCTCAGGCTGCGGCTGACCGGCGACCTCGACGGCAGCGATGACGGCAGCGATGACTCCGGTGACGACGCCGGTGATGGGACCGATGACGGCGGGACAATTAATCAAGTTTGA
- the ligD gene encoding non-homologous end-joining DNA ligase, whose protein sequence is MTPITEVEGRRLALTNLEKVIHPATGTTKGEIVHYYATAAEAILPHLRHRPLSFLRYPDGPDGQLFFTKNPPPGTPDWVDTALVPRSEDVNAHQVVVQDLPSLIWAANLVVEFHTPQWRSDAPAVADRMVFDLDPGPPAGVAQCCEVALWLRERLAADGLEAYVKTSGSKGLHLLVPLAPTPSRKVSEYAKGLAVEGEAALPKLVLHRMAKALRPGKVFVDHSQNAAAKTTAAPYTLRARPEPTVSAPVTWQEVEAGRELSFLMGDIAPRLQDYGDLLDPLIDPDRAGQLP, encoded by the coding sequence ATGACGCCGATCACGGAGGTGGAGGGGCGGCGCCTGGCGCTCACCAATCTGGAGAAGGTGATCCACCCCGCCACGGGCACCACCAAGGGCGAGATCGTGCACTACTACGCCACCGCGGCGGAGGCGATCCTCCCCCATCTGCGCCATCGCCCGCTGTCGTTCCTGCGGTACCCGGACGGCCCCGACGGGCAGCTGTTCTTCACCAAGAACCCGCCACCGGGAACCCCCGACTGGGTGGACACGGCCCTGGTGCCGCGTTCGGAGGACGTGAACGCCCACCAGGTCGTCGTACAGGATCTGCCGTCCCTGATCTGGGCGGCCAATCTGGTGGTGGAGTTCCATACGCCGCAGTGGCGGTCCGACGCGCCGGCCGTCGCCGACCGTATGGTCTTCGACCTCGACCCCGGCCCGCCCGCGGGCGTCGCCCAGTGCTGCGAGGTGGCGCTGTGGCTGCGCGAGCGGCTGGCGGCCGACGGCCTGGAGGCATACGTGAAGACCTCGGGCTCCAAGGGTCTGCATCTGCTCGTGCCGCTGGCTCCCACCCCCTCCCGGAAGGTCTCGGAGTACGCGAAGGGCCTGGCGGTCGAGGGCGAGGCGGCTCTGCCGAAGCTGGTGCTGCACCGGATGGCCAAGGCGCTGCGGCCGGGGAAGGTCTTCGTCGACCACAGCCAGAACGCCGCAGCGAAGACGACCGCTGCCCCCTACACCCTGCGCGCCCGCCCCGAGCCGACCGTGTCCGCGCCGGTGACCTGGCAGGAGGTCGAGGCGGGCAGGGAGCTCTCCTTCCTGATGGGCGACATCGCGCCGCGCCTCCAGGACTACGGGGACCTGCTCGATCCGCTCATCGATCCCGACCGGGCCGGGCAACTGCCATGA
- a CDS encoding nuclear transport factor 2 family protein, producing the protein MTFLPGTGYTPTAEELTSIQEWFAAYDAHSAKRDVERMADLAVFPLNLVSDDSAGNGASAQWDREQFVATMTQVMGDGSDDIAFESTRTPVFLSPAMAVVFTDSAMTMDGHTQHLRYADILIRRDGKWAFQTMLQSGWGDNLR; encoded by the coding sequence GTGACCTTTCTGCCCGGCACCGGATACACGCCGACCGCCGAGGAACTGACGAGCATCCAGGAGTGGTTCGCCGCCTACGACGCACACAGCGCCAAGCGTGACGTCGAGCGCATGGCGGATCTGGCCGTCTTCCCGCTCAACCTGGTCAGCGACGACTCGGCGGGCAACGGGGCATCGGCCCAGTGGGACCGGGAGCAGTTCGTGGCGACCATGACCCAGGTGATGGGCGACGGCAGCGACGACATCGCCTTCGAGTCGACCCGGACGCCGGTCTTCCTGTCCCCCGCCATGGCCGTGGTGTTCACCGACTCGGCCATGACCATGGACGGACACACCCAGCACCTGCGGTACGCCGACATCCTGATCCGGCGGGACGGGAAGTGGGCGTTCCAGACCATGCTGCAGAGCGGCTGGGGCGACAACCTCCGCTGA
- a CDS encoding CbtA family protein, giving the protein MYASTVRNLLVRGMLAGLIAALFAFAVAYSLGEPQVDASIAVEEAAAAEEAAHAGHGGAAAEAEEEEELVSRAVQSTAGLGSGVLVYGVALGGIASLAFCFLLGRLGRFTPRATAAITAAAAFTTVFLVPFLKYPATPPAVGNPDTIGKRTTLFFLMILLSVLLGIAATIAGRRLAPRLGNWNATLVAGAGFIAAVTIAFVFLPSNEDAVAKGFPAAVLWEFRLASLAVQAVLWTVFGVAFGFLAQRLLTPRETTVPAAAEGAPTPA; this is encoded by the coding sequence GTGTACGCCTCAACTGTCAGAAATCTACTGGTCCGTGGCATGCTCGCGGGCCTGATAGCCGCGCTCTTCGCCTTCGCCGTCGCCTACAGCCTGGGTGAGCCCCAGGTGGACGCCTCGATCGCGGTCGAAGAGGCCGCGGCGGCCGAGGAAGCGGCCCACGCCGGACACGGCGGCGCCGCGGCCGAAGCCGAGGAGGAAGAGGAACTGGTCAGCCGCGCGGTGCAGTCGACCGCAGGCCTCGGCAGCGGCGTCCTCGTCTACGGCGTTGCGCTGGGCGGCATCGCGTCGCTGGCGTTCTGCTTCCTGCTCGGCCGCCTGGGCCGCTTCACCCCGCGCGCGACTGCGGCCATCACCGCGGCGGCCGCGTTCACCACGGTCTTCCTGGTGCCGTTCCTGAAGTACCCGGCCACCCCGCCGGCTGTCGGCAACCCGGACACCATCGGCAAGCGCACCACGCTGTTCTTCCTGATGATCCTGCTCAGTGTGCTGCTCGGCATCGCGGCCACCATCGCGGGCCGCCGCCTGGCGCCGCGCCTGGGCAACTGGAACGCAACTCTGGTCGCCGGCGCGGGCTTCATCGCCGCGGTGACGATCGCGTTCGTCTTCCTGCCCTCGAACGAGGACGCGGTGGCGAAGGGCTTCCCGGCGGCAGTGCTGTGGGAGTTCCGCCTGGCATCGCTCGCGGTCCAGGCGGTGCTGTGGACGGTGTTCGGCGTCGCCTTCGGCTTCCTGGCGCAACGTCTGCTCACGCCGCGCGAGACCACGGTCCCCGCGGCCGCGGAGGGTGCACCGACCCCGGCCTGA
- a CDS encoding TetR/AcrR family transcriptional regulator produces the protein MTGPQEWAQAEPEPVAAGIEVAPAEGPAAAGGQGPAIGSAAWWKQRYAARVRRRPRPGGLTLGAIMDVALAIADSNGLDALTMRAVADRMNVRHTSLYRHVASRDELLVELVDHMLGEVRLPGPGPDWRARTEAGAREYRRVLSAHHALVPQMTQGQLLGPNALRAREHGLRLLTDAGWPPGQAVRIYLTVTHFVVGAVLLDSGGAARTAGQRSAMAGLFASLPAGRFPLVTAHSTLLGGPDGDDEFEFGLRCLLDGIARLKGDG, from the coding sequence ATGACCGGCCCGCAGGAGTGGGCGCAGGCAGAGCCCGAGCCCGTGGCGGCCGGAATCGAGGTCGCCCCGGCGGAGGGCCCCGCGGCGGCCGGTGGCCAGGGTCCCGCGATCGGCTCGGCCGCCTGGTGGAAGCAGCGCTACGCAGCCCGGGTCCGCCGGCGGCCGCGGCCCGGCGGGCTGACCCTCGGCGCGATCATGGACGTCGCGTTGGCGATCGCCGACAGCAACGGCCTCGACGCACTGACGATGCGTGCGGTGGCCGACCGGATGAACGTCAGGCACACGTCCCTGTACCGGCATGTGGCCAGTCGCGACGAACTGCTCGTGGAACTGGTCGATCACATGCTGGGCGAGGTCCGCCTGCCCGGGCCCGGCCCGGACTGGCGCGCCCGCACCGAGGCCGGCGCCCGGGAGTACCGGCGTGTACTGAGTGCGCACCACGCCTTGGTCCCCCAGATGACCCAGGGTCAGCTCCTCGGCCCGAACGCCCTGCGCGCCCGCGAGCACGGCCTGCGGTTGCTCACGGATGCGGGGTGGCCGCCCGGGCAGGCGGTGCGGATCTACCTCACCGTCACGCACTTCGTGGTCGGGGCCGTGCTCCTGGACAGCGGTGGCGCGGCGCGCACGGCCGGGCAGCGGTCGGCGATGGCCGGTCTGTTCGCCTCGCTTCCCGCCGGACGGTTTCCGCTGGTCACCGCCCATTCCACCCTCCTCGGCGGACCGGACGGCGACGACGAGTTCGAATTCGGCCTGCGGTGTCTCCTGGACGGCATCGCCCGCTTGAAGGGGGATGGCTAG
- a CDS encoding alpha/beta fold hydrolase — protein sequence MPGSALPTGTQWFAGGTRVAVRGRAGAHTLFVRQDGPADGAPVTLVHGFPTSSHDWSPLVPGLARLGFRVTTFDLLGFGHSDKPRRHRYSLLEQADLVEDLWRRLGIGDTALVAHDYGVSVAQELLARTPRRITRTAWLNGGLYADLHRPIRIQRLLHGPMGPLLAHAISERGFRASMRRILGRPVTDRALHEMWEGIALNRGRLLAPQLLRYIDERRVHQARWVSALEGYEGPTLFVWGPADPISGAHVLARVRERMPHAVVAELAGPPAVGHYPQIEAPEEVGPLLGTFLAGS from the coding sequence GTGCCTGGTTCCGCCCTGCCCACCGGCACGCAGTGGTTCGCCGGCGGCACACGGGTCGCCGTTCGAGGACGTGCGGGTGCCCATACGCTCTTCGTCCGGCAGGACGGGCCGGCCGACGGCGCCCCGGTGACGCTCGTGCACGGATTCCCCACCTCGTCCCACGACTGGTCGCCGCTCGTGCCCGGGCTGGCGAGGCTGGGATTCAGGGTCACCACGTTCGACCTTCTCGGTTTCGGCCACAGCGACAAGCCGCGCAGACACCGCTATTCGCTGCTGGAGCAGGCCGATCTGGTGGAGGACCTCTGGCGCCGTCTGGGCATCGGTGACACCGCGCTGGTCGCCCACGACTACGGGGTGAGCGTGGCCCAGGAACTGCTCGCGCGGACCCCCCGCCGGATCACCCGGACGGCCTGGCTGAACGGGGGCCTGTACGCCGACCTGCACAGGCCGATCCGCATCCAGCGGCTGCTCCACGGACCGATGGGACCGTTGCTCGCCCACGCGATCAGCGAACGCGGCTTCCGCGCCTCGATGCGCCGGATCCTGGGCAGACCGGTCACGGACCGCGCGCTGCACGAGATGTGGGAGGGCATCGCCCTCAACCGAGGCCGGCTGCTGGCCCCGCAGTTGCTGCGCTACATCGATGAGCGGCGCGTGCACCAGGCCCGATGGGTCTCGGCCCTGGAGGGCTACGAGGGCCCGACCCTCTTCGTATGGGGCCCTGCCGATCCGATCAGCGGTGCTCATGTCCTCGCCCGTGTCCGGGAACGCATGCCGCACGCAGTCGTGGCCGAACTCGCCGGACCGCCCGCCGTCGGCCACTACCCCCAGATCGAGGCCCCGGAGGAGGTCGGCCCCCTCCTCGGTACGTTCCTCGCCGGATCCTGA
- a CDS encoding SDR family NAD(P)-dependent oxidoreductase, protein MSQASHSIRTALVTGGNRGIGLETCRQLGRAGLDIVLAARGPARGRTAAQELTRQGLRVRGEELDITDGGSVRACAQRLAEAGIEVDVLGNNAGVYPTEPFFSLDEETMRQSIDVNLMGAFRTCRTFVPEMIRRGYGRVVNVSSGLGAMTDNVPSPAAYGIAKAALNALTLVVAAASPSSVKVNAVCPGWVRTDMGGEWAPTTVERGADTVSWLALLPDDGPTGGFFRNRSRIPW, encoded by the coding sequence ATGTCCCAGGCGTCGCACTCCATTCGTACCGCGCTGGTCACCGGCGGCAATCGGGGTATCGGTCTCGAGACCTGCCGGCAGCTCGGCCGGGCCGGGCTCGACATCGTCCTGGCCGCGCGCGGTCCCGCACGCGGCCGGACGGCCGCACAGGAGCTCACCCGGCAGGGGCTGCGGGTCAGGGGCGAGGAACTCGACATCACGGACGGCGGGAGTGTGCGCGCCTGCGCGCAGCGGCTCGCGGAAGCAGGCATCGAGGTCGATGTGCTGGGCAACAACGCGGGCGTCTATCCGACCGAGCCGTTCTTCTCCCTCGACGAGGAGACGATGCGGCAGTCGATCGACGTGAATCTCATGGGTGCGTTCCGCACCTGCCGGACGTTCGTGCCGGAGATGATCCGGCGCGGCTACGGACGGGTCGTGAACGTCTCCTCCGGGCTCGGCGCCATGACCGACAACGTTCCCTCCCCGGCCGCCTACGGCATCGCGAAGGCCGCCCTCAACGCCCTCACCCTGGTCGTCGCGGCCGCGAGTCCGTCATCGGTGAAGGTCAACGCGGTCTGCCCGGGCTGGGTGCGCACCGACATGGGCGGCGAGTGGGCACCCACCACCGTCGAGCGGGGCGCGGACACGGTCAGCTGGCTGGCGCTGCTGCCGGACGACGGTCCCACGGGTGGGTTCTTCCGCAATCGCAGCCGCATCCCGTGGTGA
- a CDS encoding histidine phosphatase family protein gives MTVRVTLISPAMSVALRDARFDDGLPLDPAGFASLERAERMSGRAHVSDSARCHATAKGLGLDAEALPALAGCAMGRWRGLRLDEVAAADQAAVTSWLTDPGSAPHGGESLRDLRIRVGAWLDASADRDGDGGRLLCVVEPDVVRAALVHALSAPDSAFWRLDVRPLTATGLSGRAGRWNVQAGRSLVAPGG, from the coding sequence ATGACCGTACGAGTCACCCTCATCTCGCCCGCGATGAGCGTGGCGTTGCGGGACGCCCGGTTCGACGACGGCCTGCCGCTGGATCCCGCCGGGTTCGCGAGTCTGGAGCGGGCCGAGCGCATGAGCGGGCGTGCGCACGTGTCGGACTCTGCACGCTGCCACGCGACCGCAAAGGGCCTCGGGCTGGACGCCGAAGCTCTGCCCGCGCTCGCGGGCTGCGCCATGGGACGCTGGCGCGGACTGCGCCTGGACGAGGTCGCGGCCGCCGATCAGGCCGCCGTCACCTCCTGGCTGACCGACCCCGGTTCCGCACCCCATGGCGGGGAGTCGCTGCGGGACCTGCGGATCCGCGTCGGTGCCTGGCTCGACGCGTCGGCCGACCGCGACGGCGACGGCGGACGTCTCCTCTGTGTCGTCGAACCCGACGTCGTACGCGCCGCGTTGGTCCACGCCCTGTCCGCACCCGACAGCGCGTTCTGGCGGCTGGACGTCCGGCCGCTCACCGCGACCGGACTCAGTGGCCGGGCAGGGCGTTGGAACGTTCAGGCCGGGCGATCGCTCGTCGCGCCAGGCGGGTAG
- a CDS encoding DUF429 domain-containing protein, translating to MRTVGIDLSASPDNTAASVVTWGSAHAVVEPPRTRCRDAEIVCLLAGLGVDDRAAVDTPFGWPVGFVQAVAAHAAHQPWPGRGLDSTVHRLSSLRFRRTDRLVWDALKPGQPPLSAPFDRIGAMVARWAHIEDELAVRGRAVDRAGTGDVCEVYPRATRQNWGLGRVRSVAELVQAAPWLRCDGEARAAYESSEHAFDALVCALTARAVAQGLTRPPVGADLEVARIEGWIHVPVVGSLPRLLEA from the coding sequence ATGCGTACTGTCGGCATCGATCTCTCCGCCAGTCCCGACAACACGGCCGCCTCGGTGGTGACCTGGGGCTCCGCCCATGCCGTCGTGGAGCCGCCCCGGACACGGTGCCGGGATGCCGAGATCGTCTGTCTGCTCGCCGGACTCGGGGTGGACGACCGTGCCGCCGTGGACACGCCCTTCGGGTGGCCCGTCGGCTTCGTGCAGGCCGTTGCCGCGCATGCCGCGCATCAGCCGTGGCCGGGGCGCGGGCTGGACAGCACCGTGCACCGCCTGTCGTCGCTGCGGTTCCGGCGTACGGACCGGCTCGTGTGGGATGCCCTCAAGCCGGGACAGCCGCCACTGTCCGCTCCCTTCGACCGGATCGGGGCCATGGTCGCGCGGTGGGCGCACATCGAGGACGAACTCGCCGTCCGGGGGCGGGCGGTGGACCGGGCCGGGACGGGGGACGTCTGCGAGGTGTATCCGCGGGCGACCCGGCAGAACTGGGGTCTGGGCAGGGTGCGTTCGGTGGCGGAGCTGGTGCAGGCCGCTCCGTGGCTCCGCTGCGACGGCGAGGCGCGGGCGGCGTACGAGAGCAGCGAGCACGCCTTCGACGCGCTGGTCTGTGCGCTGACCGCGCGTGCGGTGGCCCAGGGGCTGACGCGGCCGCCCGTGGGGGCGGATCTGGAGGTGGCGCGCATCGAGGGCTGGATTCATGTGCCCGTCGTCGGCAGCCTGCCGCGGTTGCTGGAGGCATGA
- a CDS encoding DUF2867 domain-containing protein: MRTVRNVHERVVEAPAAVVGALLDRLGSQDDPISPTPVWPPIRFDRPLAVGADGGHGFVRYSVGAYEPGRSIRFDFTPPGTGHHSFGIEPLGDSRCRIRHVLEQQQGLKDSLLWSLVIRPLHDTMVEELLDNVVRAATPDQPPRPTRWTRWARLMRRAVWERPSAVDSPEGAVLARQACGDPDFTDSWQLPLDPGMPRDPAAWRTVLPFPVRATAPHEILLGEDASHLDFRASLLVDEDEDTVTLTTVVRIHNLRGRLYFGVVRLFHPVMARMMLSRTRRRLAYEAPPAPTRLARRAIARPERSNALPGH, from the coding sequence ATGCGCACGGTACGCAACGTCCACGAGCGCGTCGTCGAAGCCCCCGCCGCAGTGGTGGGCGCCCTGCTCGACCGCCTCGGCTCGCAGGACGACCCGATCAGCCCGACCCCGGTCTGGCCCCCGATCCGCTTCGACCGCCCTCTCGCCGTCGGCGCGGACGGCGGGCACGGCTTCGTCCGCTACTCGGTCGGGGCCTACGAACCCGGCCGCAGCATCCGCTTCGACTTCACCCCGCCGGGCACCGGCCATCACTCCTTCGGCATCGAGCCGCTCGGTGACTCACGCTGCCGGATCCGCCATGTCCTCGAGCAGCAACAGGGCCTGAAGGACAGCCTGCTGTGGTCACTGGTGATCCGGCCCCTGCACGACACGATGGTGGAGGAACTCCTCGACAACGTCGTCCGCGCGGCGACTCCCGACCAGCCGCCGCGCCCCACCCGCTGGACCCGATGGGCGCGCCTGATGCGCCGCGCGGTCTGGGAGCGCCCGTCCGCGGTCGACTCTCCCGAGGGCGCTGTTCTCGCCCGACAAGCCTGCGGTGACCCCGACTTCACCGATTCCTGGCAACTGCCGCTGGACCCCGGGATGCCCCGCGACCCCGCGGCCTGGCGCACGGTGCTCCCCTTCCCGGTGCGGGCGACCGCCCCGCACGAGATCCTGCTCGGCGAGGACGCGTCCCATCTGGACTTCCGCGCCTCGCTCCTTGTCGACGAGGACGAGGACACGGTCACCCTGACGACGGTGGTCAGGATCCACAACCTGCGCGGCAGGCTGTACTTCGGGGTCGTACGCCTCTTCCACCCCGTGATGGCCCGCATGATGCTCAGCCGTACCCGTCGCCGACTGGCGTACGAGGCCCCGCCCGCTCCTACCCGCCTGGCGCGACGAGCGATCGCCCGGCCTGAACGTTCCAACGCCCTGCCCGGCCACTGA
- the ku gene encoding non-homologous end joining protein Ku → MRSIWNGAISFGLVSIPIKLVNATESRSVSFRQIHSADGGRIRYRKVCELEEKEVGAAEIGKAYEDADGTLIPITDEDLATLPLPTAKTIEIVAFVPASEIDPLQIEAAYYLSANGVPAAKPYTLLREALKRSQKVAIAKFALRGRERLGMLRVVDNVIAMHGLLWPDEIREPEGVAPQTEVTVREAELDLADALMATLGEVELDSLHDDYREAVEEMIAAKVEGGVTVPEAPPEEGRGKVIDLMAALESSVRAAKEARGEEGDVAKVTQLKGRSAPKTPEAKKSTATSAKKTAAKKTAATKSTAKTAKKAETKKTAGAKTAAKSTAKSTTAKSTTAKSTAKKATPRKRRSA, encoded by the coding sequence GTGCGATCCATTTGGAACGGCGCGATCTCCTTCGGTCTGGTCAGCATCCCGATCAAGCTCGTCAACGCCACCGAGAGCCGCTCCGTCTCCTTCCGTCAGATCCACTCGGCCGACGGAGGCCGGATCCGCTACCGCAAGGTCTGCGAGCTGGAGGAGAAGGAGGTCGGTGCCGCGGAGATCGGCAAGGCCTACGAGGACGCCGACGGCACCCTGATCCCGATCACGGACGAGGACCTCGCCACACTGCCGCTGCCGACGGCGAAGACGATCGAGATCGTCGCCTTCGTCCCCGCATCGGAGATCGACCCGCTCCAGATCGAGGCTGCGTACTACCTCTCCGCCAACGGGGTCCCGGCCGCCAAGCCGTACACCCTGCTGCGGGAGGCCCTCAAGCGCAGCCAGAAGGTCGCCATCGCCAAATTCGCCCTCCGGGGGCGCGAGCGGCTCGGCATGCTGCGCGTCGTCGACAATGTGATCGCCATGCACGGCCTGCTGTGGCCGGACGAGATCCGCGAACCGGAGGGCGTGGCGCCGCAGACCGAGGTCACCGTGCGCGAGGCCGAACTCGACCTGGCCGACGCCTTGATGGCCACCCTCGGCGAGGTGGAACTCGACTCGCTGCACGACGACTACCGCGAAGCGGTCGAGGAGATGATCGCCGCGAAGGTCGAGGGCGGCGTCACGGTGCCGGAGGCTCCGCCCGAGGAAGGCCGTGGCAAGGTGATCGACCTGATGGCCGCGCTGGAGAGCAGTGTGCGCGCGGCGAAGGAGGCACGCGGCGAGGAGGGCGACGTCGCGAAGGTCACGCAGCTCAAGGGCCGGTCCGCCCCGAAGACGCCGGAAGCGAAGAAGTCGACGGCTACGAGCGCGAAGAAGACGGCGGCGAAGAAGACGGCGGCGACCAAGTCCACGGCGAAGACGGCGAAGAAGGCGGAGACGAAGAAGACGGCGGGCGCGAAGACCGCGGCCAAGTCGACCGCCAAGTCCACGACCGCCAAGTCCACGACCGCCAAGTCCACGGCGAAGAAGGCGACCCCGCGCAAGCGCCGCTCGGCATGA
- a CDS encoding TetR/AcrR family transcriptional regulator, giving the protein MVQPKDSGREKGRERKRLTAGDWADAALAAMAERGLAAVAVEPLAARLGTTKGSFYWHFANREALIEAALLRWEELCTEEIITALDAEPDPETRLRMLFHEATASAAEDPLEVSLLATAAHPQVAATLRRVTERRVRYVAQLFEELGFPPEAARQRGLLAYTSYLGHTQLTHAVPQTLPAGAERDAYLESMMDTLLRRDA; this is encoded by the coding sequence ATGGTGCAACCGAAGGACTCAGGGCGGGAGAAGGGCCGGGAACGCAAGCGGCTCACCGCCGGTGACTGGGCCGACGCGGCGCTCGCCGCCATGGCGGAGCGCGGGCTCGCCGCCGTCGCCGTGGAGCCCCTCGCCGCCCGGCTCGGCACCACCAAGGGCAGCTTCTACTGGCATTTCGCCAACCGGGAGGCGCTGATCGAGGCCGCGCTGCTGCGGTGGGAGGAGCTCTGCACCGAGGAGATCATCACGGCGCTGGACGCCGAGCCGGACCCTGAGACGCGGCTGCGCATGCTCTTCCACGAGGCGACCGCGTCGGCCGCCGAGGATCCGCTCGAGGTCTCCCTGCTCGCCACCGCGGCGCACCCTCAAGTCGCTGCCACACTACGGCGGGTGACGGAGCGTCGGGTCCGGTACGTGGCCCAGCTCTTCGAGGAGCTCGGCTTCCCGCCCGAGGCGGCGCGGCAGCGGGGGCTGCTGGCGTACACGAGCTATCTCGGGCACACCCAGCTCACGCACGCGGTGCCGCAGACGCTGCCGGCGGGGGCGGAGCGCGACGCGTATCTGGAGTCGATGATGGACACGCTGCTGCGCCGCGACGCGTAA
- a CDS encoding DinB family protein — translation MIDEFAKDNLHGRLRRDRKALLWKLDGLSEYDARRPLTATGTNLLGLVKHVATVEARYFGEVFDRPSPESLSRWQDSDGSDLWATEDETRDQIIGFYRRTWEHSDATINELPLDAPGHVPWWPEPYPNTNLFAIMVHVLGESIRHAGHADILREGLDGRTGVRAENEQQIDEEARAAYCAKIEQAARSAAPIKA, via the coding sequence ATGATCGATGAATTCGCGAAAGACAACCTGCACGGGAGACTGCGGCGGGACCGCAAGGCGCTGCTCTGGAAACTCGACGGCTTGTCCGAATACGACGCCCGCCGACCTTTGACAGCGACCGGGACCAACCTCCTCGGCCTGGTCAAACACGTGGCCACCGTCGAGGCCAGGTACTTCGGCGAGGTCTTCGACCGTCCTTCCCCGGAATCGCTGTCCCGGTGGCAGGACTCCGACGGCAGTGATCTGTGGGCGACCGAGGACGAGACCCGCGATCAGATCATCGGGTTCTACCGGCGCACGTGGGAACACTCGGACGCGACGATCAACGAGCTCCCCCTCGACGCCCCCGGCCACGTGCCGTGGTGGCCGGAGCCTTATCCCAACACGAACCTGTTCGCCATCATGGTCCATGTACTCGGCGAGTCCATCCGGCATGCCGGGCACGCCGATATCCTGCGCGAGGGCCTCGACGGCCGGACCGGGGTGCGCGCCGAAAACGAGCAGCAGATCGACGAGGAAGCCCGTGCAGCCTACTGCGCGAAGATCGAGCAGGCCGCCAGGTCGGCCGCACCGATCAAGGCTTAG
- a CDS encoding CbtB domain-containing protein yields the protein MAEAVVSGAVSTPAVPELTSLPVRAVLPWAVFIGLLALVALYFVGAEQGATSVFAGADVHEWVHDGRHLLGFPCH from the coding sequence ATGGCCGAGGCTGTTGTATCCGGCGCCGTTTCCACCCCTGCCGTACCCGAACTGACCTCTCTCCCCGTGCGGGCGGTACTGCCCTGGGCGGTGTTCATCGGCCTCCTTGCCCTCGTCGCCCTGTACTTCGTGGGTGCCGAACAGGGCGCCACCTCCGTCTTCGCCGGCGCCGACGTGCACGAATGGGTGCACGACGGGCGTCACCTGCTCGGCTTCCCCTGCCACTGA